One stretch of Vibrio kanaloae DNA includes these proteins:
- a CDS encoding GlcG/HbpS family heme-binding protein, which yields MGSLTLQQALTIIDGTLKAGNKIHTEPLTVAVLDSGGKLISLQRQDGSSMMRPDIAIAKAWGALALGCSSRKLAQDADNRPAFISAVNVLAHGNMVPVPGGLLIRDKDKTVLGAIGVSGDISDIDESCAINGIGCAELFSDEMLQA from the coding sequence ATGGGAAGTTTGACTCTACAACAAGCGTTAACCATCATTGATGGCACCTTAAAAGCAGGAAACAAGATCCACACAGAACCTTTGACGGTCGCCGTCTTAGACAGCGGTGGCAAGCTGATTTCTTTGCAACGTCAAGACGGCTCTAGCATGATGCGACCAGACATCGCGATTGCTAAAGCGTGGGGAGCACTCGCACTGGGTTGTTCCTCTAGAAAACTCGCCCAAGATGCTGACAACCGACCAGCATTTATCTCCGCCGTAAACGTACTGGCACACGGAAACATGGTGCCAGTACCAGGGGGCCTACTGATTCGAGATAAGGATAAAACAGTACTTGGTGCGATTGGCGTCAGCGGTGACATCTCAGACATCGATGAGAGCTGCGCCATTAATGGTATTGGCTGTGCAGAACTGTTCAGTGACGAGATGCTGCAAGCTTAA